One Turneriella parva DSM 21527 genomic region harbors:
- a CDS encoding putative PEP-binding protein, producing MRHIRAKSIFPGRIRGFAAEFRRERFAADERRDINPRNEYRTFKSALRSAQLQLAGEKKMMLDRRKKNPGEIFAIDDAIDVLESHLMTLEDPYFLGEIKTRIFKTGATAAAALGAVISMVSRQFSFEATPSRFDGKPQNRHFLKDMNDMKRRIQFFLGMQQELKLPEGVTIVAAPKLTVSEVLALKRAGARGIIIGETSDTAHELVMLRAMRIPCVSVNDPRFFRLKKSTPLLLDADIGYIVLHPKRSARFIESVPEDGAQRWSLGAKLGKGANVDFSGTLHFTNELQQVAAQKQRIGLYRTEYQVSEARELPSARALQKQYEHIMRDFPQLEVTYRLFDFSDDKNFLNSAAIEANRELRGIRFLLREPKVLTSQLTALMRAARETNAQLNVLVPYVSERREIFAIKAQIAEINAGKKPVKMRLGAMLENTAGVLAAYRWVNEVDFFYVGTSDLLSSLASERRENADALHRALVGDAFAALAKQLKALTLRRPLTICGEVAGEPWALAYLVSLGFRHFTVPTHRMPIVANMVQALGAGHLDFARKILAISDEAERVEKARALALDILYGQS from the coding sequence ATGCGGCATATCAGGGCAAAAAGCATATTTCCGGGTAGAATTCGCGGCTTCGCCGCGGAGTTCAGACGCGAGCGCTTCGCCGCAGACGAAAGGCGCGACATTAACCCCCGAAACGAATACCGCACGTTCAAGAGCGCGCTGCGCTCAGCGCAGCTACAGCTCGCGGGCGAGAAAAAGATGATGCTCGACCGCCGTAAGAAAAACCCCGGTGAAATCTTCGCCATAGACGATGCGATCGACGTGCTCGAGTCGCATTTAATGACACTCGAAGATCCGTATTTTCTGGGCGAAATCAAGACCCGCATCTTCAAGACCGGTGCCACCGCTGCCGCCGCGCTGGGCGCCGTCATCTCGATGGTTTCACGGCAATTCAGCTTTGAGGCGACCCCTTCGCGTTTTGACGGCAAACCGCAGAACCGGCACTTTCTCAAAGACATGAACGACATGAAGCGGCGCATTCAGTTTTTTCTGGGCATGCAGCAAGAGCTGAAGCTACCCGAGGGAGTCACCATTGTCGCTGCCCCGAAGCTCACGGTCAGCGAAGTTTTGGCGCTGAAGCGGGCCGGCGCGCGTGGCATCATTATCGGTGAAACCAGCGACACGGCGCACGAACTCGTGATGCTGCGCGCGATGCGCATACCCTGCGTTTCAGTCAACGACCCGCGCTTTTTCAGGCTCAAGAAATCAACACCACTTCTACTCGATGCAGATATCGGCTACATTGTACTGCACCCTAAACGCAGCGCCCGCTTTATCGAAAGTGTACCCGAAGATGGCGCGCAACGCTGGTCGCTCGGCGCGAAGCTCGGCAAAGGGGCAAACGTCGATTTTTCAGGCACGCTGCACTTTACTAACGAACTTCAGCAGGTGGCAGCGCAGAAACAGCGCATCGGGCTCTACCGCACCGAATACCAGGTGAGTGAGGCGCGCGAGCTGCCTTCTGCGCGCGCCCTGCAAAAACAATACGAACACATCATGCGTGATTTTCCGCAGCTCGAAGTGACCTACAGGCTCTTCGATTTTTCAGACGATAAAAATTTTCTGAACAGCGCAGCCATTGAAGCCAATCGCGAGCTGCGCGGCATACGCTTTCTGCTGCGTGAGCCAAAAGTGCTTACGAGCCAGCTCACGGCACTGATGCGCGCGGCGCGTGAAACCAACGCGCAACTGAACGTTCTTGTGCCCTACGTTTCAGAGCGGCGCGAAATTTTCGCGATCAAGGCGCAGATCGCTGAAATCAACGCCGGTAAAAAGCCGGTCAAAATGCGTTTGGGCGCGATGCTCGAAAATACCGCAGGCGTGCTCGCCGCCTACCGCTGGGTTAACGAGGTCGACTTCTTTTATGTCGGCACGTCAGATCTCTTGAGTTCGCTTGCCTCAGAACGCCGTGAAAACGCCGATGCACTGCACCGGGCGCTGGTGGGCGATGCTTTCGCGGCTCTGGCGAAGCAGCTGAAGGCCCTTACCCTCAGGCGGCCTCTCACCATCTGCGGTGAAGTGGCGGGTGAGCCCTGGGCCCTCGCGTATCTCGTGAGTCTGGGCTTTCGGCATTTCACAGTGCCGACGCACCGCATGCCGATTGTCGCCAACATGGTACAGGCACTGGGCGCAGGCCACCTCGACTTTGCCCGCAAAATTCTCGCTATCAGCGATGAAGCTGAGCGCGTCGAAAAAGCACGCGCGCTGGCGCTCGATATTCTCTATGGCCAGTCCTGA
- the fliM gene encoding flagellar motor switch protein FliM: protein MTDILSQDEIDQLLSAISSGDAQQEDFSATQAEQKKVKIYDFKRPDKFSKDQIRTVQMMHETFARLTTTALSAKLRAMVSVHVQSVDQLTYEEFIRSIPNPTTLSLINMDPLKGSAILEVDPSITFTIIDRLFGGAGEHAKLTRELTDIEMSVVEGIIVHILGNLREAWSTVIDLRPRLGTIETNPQFAQIVPPNEMVMLITLETKIGESEGMMNLCIPYITIEPIIQKLSAQYWFSSIRRGESEVNRTMIQSRLDNVQVQISVEIGTVSLGFKDIMNLKVGNIIKMPKTTVREEFTFKVEERAKFKCRPGRIGSRLAVQIGEPVIDIPDELLIGNRSEEEG from the coding sequence ATGACTGATATTCTTTCACAAGACGAAATAGACCAGTTACTCTCGGCGATCTCGTCAGGTGACGCGCAGCAAGAAGACTTCTCGGCGACACAGGCCGAGCAGAAAAAAGTCAAAATCTATGACTTTAAGCGCCCCGACAAATTCTCGAAAGACCAGATTCGTACGGTTCAGATGATGCACGAAACTTTCGCGCGTCTGACGACCACTGCGCTGTCGGCGAAACTGCGCGCGATGGTCTCGGTACACGTTCAATCGGTCGACCAGCTGACATACGAAGAATTTATCCGGTCGATACCGAACCCAACGACGCTCTCACTCATCAACATGGACCCGCTCAAGGGTTCAGCGATTCTCGAGGTCGACCCTTCGATCACGTTCACGATTATCGACCGCCTCTTCGGCGGTGCCGGCGAACACGCGAAGCTGACGCGTGAACTCACCGATATCGAGATGTCGGTCGTCGAAGGCATTATCGTTCATATTCTTGGTAACCTGCGCGAAGCGTGGTCGACGGTTATCGACCTGCGTCCGCGCCTCGGCACAATAGAGACGAACCCACAGTTTGCGCAGATCGTGCCGCCGAACGAGATGGTGATGCTGATTACTCTGGAAACAAAGATCGGCGAATCAGAGGGCATGATGAACCTTTGTATTCCCTACATCACGATCGAGCCAATCATTCAGAAACTCTCGGCGCAGTACTGGTTCTCTTCGATTCGCCGCGGTGAAAGCGAAGTTAACCGTACGATGATACAGAGCCGGCTCGACAATGTTCAGGTGCAGATTTCGGTTGAGATCGGTACCGTCAGCCTGGGCTTTAAGGATATCATGAACCTCAAGGTCGGCAATATTATCAAGATGCCGAAAACGACGGTGCGTGAAGAATTTACGTTTAAGGTTGAAGAGCGTGCGAAATTCAAGTGCCGTCCGGGCCGAATTGGTTCGCGCCTCGCGGTGCAGATCGGTGAACCGGTAATCGATATACCAGACGAACTACTGATCGGTAACCGCAGCGAAGAAGAGGGCTAA